CACCAAAatgacactaaggggctgtttcaccatccattgattagcgttaaccgacggttaaatgtgatgccgtctctgtctattcgaacaaaacaaatagagacggcatcacatttaaccgtcacttaacactaatcaatggatggagaATAAAAAAGGATGGTTAGAGCAGATCAAACTAATGTTACTTTGACTGCTTTAACCATCCTTTTTTATTCTCTTTCTACTCTTTTTGGATGAAAATAAAATGGATGTCTAACCACATCACTAAGAATAAATTAGCGAATACCTTTGAAGTTAAGTACATCTATTACGTCTAGTACaggactttttttttgtttagcgTGTTTTTAGAATTTCTGACAAAGTTAATACACAATAACAACAGATTATAAAAGCATCAGTGAATTAATACTTAACTTACTAACGTAATATTCTTGTGAATATTACACACTGAGAAGAATAGCtactaaatgtaaaaaataaaatgaacacaGTTAAGTACTGCGTACCTACATCTGTGCATGTGTGGGCAAATGACCATATCCTAAATAgatgcaaaattaaataccGCTTAGTTTACCGATGTGAACGTATTATGGCGTGGGTATAGGTGTTGCGTTATTAAGACACCATTGggaattaataacaaaaaaattagaagCAATAGGTatcaattttaagttaaaaaaaaacgttcaaaTCGGTAAACTGCTTATAGGAGATCCTCTCCAAATTTTGGTagctttgatttttttcaatttgcaaAAATTTAGAGAAGAGTATAATCCTATAACATCTACATAGGTGACCTGGGCTACTCGCTAAAGTAGATTGAATTCTTTGGAAGTTTCAATGCATCTTTTCAGGTGTAAAGGTAGTTATGCAATTAGGTACAATCTCATGGTCGAGATGGGTACTTAAAAAAGTTTAACTTGTTTCTAATAATCCGTGAATATGCATGCTTTTGCCCTACATAGCAGACATGATATAAAGCAGTCAAGAATGTAAactaaaaaatccttaattaattaaacttaacaacaataaatattcACATTGGCAATGATCGTAAACGCGACTTAGGAATCTATCTTTTTCCGTACCCACCGAAGGAgttaccagtggcgtagctaccaaggggctaggcggggcaatgccccggggccctcaagctcagggggcccgccctcgaaattctgctttatagctgatgataaagttgcttagcatttttaaagtatttgtttatataatgattttcattcaaaaaaccttaccagttttgatagcagtgggccccatttctttatttgccccagggccctaggttacctagctacgccactgggagttactaagtaattttatttgctAAGTTTTCTATATTTCCTGTGGTTTGACAGTTCCATTTGGAGCGCACGCTTAGGGTAATAATATTAGATGTAAGATGTAAACATGTCTATTCGTAAGAACGCTCCTTGTGCACTCTAGCGCAAGTCGGTCGAAGTCAGAATACTTTTACTGGAAACAtatcaaactatttttttttatttttgtaacagcTTCGTAATCCTTGGTAGGACCACAGTTTATATATACTTAGGAGTATTAGCAATACCTGTAACATCTTCGTACCTTAAAacattaacatatatattttgaaCTTGATCAGTTTTACACaaatttatgtttatatttcTGTACAGTTTCCTTTCATGTTAACCTCGATATtatctattattataataaaaggaTGTCAGACTTCTTCTTGACAAACAACTTCTTTAATACCTGCAGTGACATCTACAAGACATTCCAAGAGGCACGAAGACATTTCCTAAACTAAAACAGCCTCTTACTCCCGAAAGATACAACCTCAAATAAACTTAACTCTAAAACATACAATAAGTTTGTATCCTACATTAGCCACAACATTTTTGATAAGACACTGCATTGGAATATTATTGCTGGATAAATCGACTTAGAAAAGTGACCTATGCATTTCAAACGAATGAGACTTACGCTCATCAAAAACAATCTAAGATTGGACAAGTTCTGGTCAATTGTCATCGTAATCAAGCATAACAAGTGCACATTTCAAAATGTGTGGATACAAAATCAATGTGACGTAATCTTATCTATCTATAAAGAAAAGTAGACAATTCATATCAAACCCCATTTATATACCACATCATACAAAGAGAAGCTTGCCCTTTACGCTTTTGGTTCCACTTTTAGTGCTAGATTGTTGTTGTCAATAGTTGGGGCGGCTTGCTTTTGTGCACACATTTTCAAGTGGTCCATGTAGCGCTGTCTATTTTCAGGGTTGTTCATAACCGAAGCGACGAACTCCGATGTTTCTTTTTGTAGGGCGACTATTTTTTgttgaataattttgtttttgtgcaTGAGGGCGACGGTTTTCCAGGCTAGTTGGAGCAGTACTCTGCTTTGGGCGGCTTTGTCAACCACGGGGTGGCAAGGACGGGGCGCCTCTACTACTGGTGGTGGGGACAGCCGTTGAAGTCTCTGGACACGCCTCGCTTCCCTCAGGCGGGTAAGGTTTGATCCTGGAATAGAAGAGACGAAACAtaaagtacatttatttatttaaataaacgcaTTATTGTTAAGGTACAAatgaagtaagtacttatattaaactatcctaaaagtaacttaactatatatacagttcccccaagtcttgtccctgcggaagagtgcccataaggctggctgcatttccgcgctgtatCGTGAT
This window of the Choristoneura fumiferana chromosome 20, NRCan_CFum_1, whole genome shotgun sequence genome carries:
- the Cipc gene encoding clock interacting protein circadian translates to MCEKRTRKIKKGSNLTRLREARRVQRLQRLSPPPVVEAPRPCHPVVDKAAQSRVLLQLAWKTVALMHKNKIIQQKIVALQKETSEFVASVMNNPENRQRYMDHLKMCAQKQAAPTIDNNNLALKVEPKA